A region of Methyloversatilis discipulorum DNA encodes the following proteins:
- the ftsH gene encoding ATP-dependent zinc metalloprotease FtsH codes for MNNMFKNLAIWLVIGIVLMTVFNQFNQRQATQGMVEYSEFLEEVKAGRITKVEIQGRSLNAQTADGKRITSYAPPQDIWLISDLLKSNVKVVAKPEEEQSFLMSIFVSWFPMLLLIGVWIFFMRQMQGGGRGGAFSFGKSKARMLDESTNTVTFADVAGCDEAKEEVGELVEFLRDPSKFQKLGGRIPKGVLMVGSPGTGKTLLAKAIAGEAKVPFFSISGSDFVEMFVGVGAARVRDMFEQAKKQAPCIIFIDEIDAVGRQRGAGLGGGNDEREQTLNQLLVEMDGFEGQTGIIVIAATNRPDVLDPALLRPGRFDRQVVVPLPDIRGREQILAVHMRKVPLAPDVKAEIIARGTPGFSGADLANLVNEAALFAARGNKRVVDMEDFERAKDKIIMGAERRTMVMDEEEKKNTAYHESGHAIVGMLLPKCDPVHKVTIIPRGRALGVTMSLPEKDRYSYDKDYCLQLISMMLSGRIAEEIFMNQMTNGAANDFQRATDLARRMVTQWGMSDAMGPMVYGEEEGEVFLGRSVATHRNMSETTMQHVDAEIRSIIDERYAVARKLLEDNRDKVEAMTRALLDFETIDADQIDDIMNDRPVRPPKPTSRPPKASSDGGAPGAAANAAAPA; via the coding sequence TTGAACAACATGTTCAAAAATCTTGCGATCTGGCTTGTGATCGGCATCGTGCTGATGACGGTATTCAACCAGTTCAATCAGCGCCAGGCCACGCAAGGCATGGTCGAGTACTCGGAATTCCTCGAAGAGGTGAAGGCCGGCCGGATCACCAAGGTCGAAATCCAGGGCCGTTCGCTGAACGCCCAGACCGCCGACGGCAAGCGCATCACCTCCTACGCACCGCCGCAGGACATCTGGCTGATCAGCGACCTGCTGAAGAGCAATGTCAAGGTGGTCGCCAAGCCGGAAGAGGAGCAGAGCTTCCTGATGAGCATCTTCGTGTCGTGGTTCCCGATGCTGCTGCTGATCGGCGTCTGGATCTTCTTCATGCGCCAGATGCAGGGTGGCGGCCGTGGTGGCGCCTTCTCCTTCGGCAAGTCCAAGGCACGCATGCTCGACGAGTCCACCAACACCGTCACTTTCGCCGACGTCGCCGGTTGCGACGAAGCGAAGGAAGAAGTGGGCGAACTGGTCGAATTCCTGCGTGATCCGTCCAAGTTCCAGAAGCTGGGCGGCCGCATTCCGAAGGGCGTGCTGATGGTCGGCTCGCCGGGTACCGGCAAGACGCTGCTGGCCAAGGCCATCGCCGGCGAAGCCAAGGTGCCGTTCTTCTCGATTTCGGGTTCCGATTTCGTTGAAATGTTCGTCGGTGTCGGCGCCGCCCGCGTGCGCGACATGTTCGAACAGGCCAAGAAGCAGGCGCCGTGCATCATCTTCATCGATGAAATCGACGCGGTCGGCCGCCAGCGCGGCGCCGGCCTGGGCGGTGGCAACGACGAGCGCGAACAGACGCTGAACCAGCTGCTGGTCGAAATGGATGGCTTCGAAGGCCAGACCGGCATCATCGTCATCGCGGCGACCAACCGTCCGGACGTGCTCGACCCGGCGCTGCTGCGCCCGGGTCGCTTCGACCGACAGGTCGTGGTGCCGCTGCCGGATATCCGCGGTCGCGAGCAGATCCTCGCCGTGCACATGCGCAAGGTGCCGCTGGCGCCGGACGTGAAGGCGGAAATCATCGCTCGCGGCACGCCCGGCTTCTCCGGCGCTGACCTCGCCAACCTGGTGAACGAAGCGGCGCTGTTCGCTGCGCGCGGCAACAAGCGCGTGGTCGATATGGAGGACTTCGAGCGCGCCAAGGACAAGATCATCATGGGCGCCGAACGACGCACCATGGTGATGGACGAGGAAGAGAAGAAGAACACCGCCTACCACGAGTCCGGCCACGCCATCGTCGGCATGCTGCTGCCCAAGTGCGACCCGGTGCACAAGGTCACCATCATCCCGCGCGGCCGCGCGCTGGGCGTGACCATGTCGCTGCCGGAGAAGGACCGCTACAGCTACGACAAGGACTACTGCCTGCAGCTCATTTCGATGATGCTGTCCGGCCGCATCGCCGAAGAGATCTTCATGAACCAGATGACCAACGGCGCCGCCAACGACTTCCAGCGCGCGACCGACCTGGCGCGCCGGATGGTGACGCAGTGGGGCATGTCCGATGCGATGGGCCCGATGGTGTATGGCGAGGAGGAGGGCGAGGTATTCCTCGGCCGCTCGGTCGCCACGCACCGCAACATGTCGGAAACGACGATGCAGCACGTCGATGCGGAAATCCGCAGCATCATCGACGAGCGCTACGCTGTGGCCCGCAAGCTGCTGGAAGACAACCGCGACAAGGTCGAGGCGATGACCCGGGCACTGCTGGACTTCGAAACCATTGACGCCGACCAGATCGACGACATCATGAACGACCGTCCGGTGCGCCCGCCCAAGCCGACCTCGCGTCCGCCCAAGGCGTCGTCCGACGGCGGTGCGCCGGGCGCGGCAGCGAACGCCGCAGCGCCGGCCTGA
- the folP gene encoding dihydropteroate synthase — MNTTLHCGPYRLTLDRPLVMGIINATPDSFSGDGIAFDVGRAVAQAEKFIADGADMLDIGGESTRPGSDPVPADEEIRRVVPVIEALSGLGVPLSIDTWKPEVMRAALAAGATLVNDINGLRAPGAIEAVAATDAGVCIMHMQGTPQTMQIDPRYADVCAEVTDFLLQQARAAEDAGIARERIMLDPGFGFGKTSEHNLTLLKGLRALADYGYPLLVGLSRKSVLGRLTGRPVTDRVAASVAAALASVARGAHMLRVHDVAATRDAIAVWQVAGIFEHR; from the coding sequence ATGAACACGACCTTGCACTGCGGCCCTTACCGCCTCACGCTCGATCGCCCGCTCGTGATGGGCATCATCAACGCCACGCCCGACTCCTTTTCAGGTGACGGCATCGCCTTCGACGTCGGCCGTGCGGTCGCCCAGGCCGAGAAATTCATCGCCGACGGCGCCGACATGCTGGACATCGGCGGCGAATCGACGCGGCCCGGCTCCGATCCGGTGCCGGCCGACGAGGAAATCCGCCGCGTCGTGCCGGTGATCGAGGCGCTGTCCGGTCTGGGCGTGCCGCTGTCCATCGACACCTGGAAGCCGGAAGTGATGCGCGCGGCGCTGGCGGCCGGCGCCACGCTGGTGAACGACATCAACGGCCTGCGCGCGCCCGGCGCGATCGAGGCGGTGGCAGCGACCGATGCCGGCGTCTGCATCATGCACATGCAGGGCACGCCGCAAACCATGCAGATCGATCCCCGATATGCCGATGTGTGCGCGGAAGTGACTGATTTCCTTCTGCAACAGGCCCGCGCCGCGGAAGATGCCGGCATCGCGCGCGAACGCATCATGCTCGACCCGGGGTTCGGTTTCGGAAAAACCTCCGAACACAACCTGACCCTGCTCAAGGGACTGCGTGCGTTGGCCGATTATGGTTATCCATTGCTCGTCGGTCTGTCGCGCAAGTCGGTACTGGGGCGGCTGACCGGGCGACCCGTGACTGACCGGGTGGCGGCCAGCGTGGCGGCCGCGCTGGCGTCGGTCGCGCGGGGCGCGCACATGTTGCGCGTGCACGACGTCGCAGCCACCCGCGACGCGATCGCGGTCTGGCAGGTGGCGGGCATTTTCGAACACAGATAA
- the glmM gene encoding phosphoglucosamine mutase — protein MSRRYFGTDGVRGRVGQAPITPDFVMRLGYAAGRALVATEHLPAGEHPAVLIGKDTRVSGYMLEAALEAGFAAAGVDTVLAKVVPTPAVAYLTRALRLQAGVVISASHNPFEDNGIKFFSARGTKLPDEVELQIEALLNEPMGCMESSRLGKARRIEDAPGRYIEFCKSTFPTELDLRGLKIALDCAHGAAYSIAPKVFHELGAEVVTVGCSPNGMNINDGVGATVPKSLSEAVRSTGADIGIALDGDADRLMMCDASGRIYDGDELLYVIAAQRLREGRLNGVVGTLMTNLALEHALNEMGVGLARAKVGDRYVLETLHQQGWRLGGENSGHIIDLDRHTTGDGIVAALQVLAALRAQGISLEQACSGLKLYPQKLVNVKLRPGFDWKKAPIIDQTRIEVESELAQRGRVLLRPSGTEPLLRVMVEGQDAAEVGRLAQRLAQVVESAMAA, from the coding sequence ATGTCGAGACGCTATTTCGGTACGGACGGCGTACGCGGTCGGGTCGGTCAGGCGCCGATCACGCCGGATTTCGTGATGCGCCTCGGCTATGCCGCCGGCCGCGCGCTGGTGGCCACCGAACATCTGCCGGCGGGCGAACACCCCGCGGTACTGATCGGCAAGGACACCCGGGTGTCCGGCTACATGCTCGAAGCTGCGCTGGAAGCCGGCTTTGCTGCGGCCGGTGTCGACACCGTGCTGGCCAAGGTGGTGCCCACGCCGGCCGTCGCCTACCTTACCCGCGCACTGCGCTTGCAGGCGGGCGTGGTGATCAGCGCATCGCACAACCCCTTCGAAGACAACGGGATCAAGTTCTTCTCCGCCCGCGGCACCAAGCTGCCGGACGAGGTCGAACTGCAGATCGAGGCACTGCTCAACGAACCGATGGGCTGCATGGAATCGTCCCGCCTCGGCAAGGCCCGCCGCATCGAGGACGCGCCCGGCCGCTACATCGAGTTCTGCAAGAGCACCTTCCCGACCGAACTGGACCTGCGCGGCCTGAAGATCGCGCTCGACTGCGCGCACGGCGCCGCCTACAGCATCGCGCCCAAGGTGTTCCACGAACTGGGCGCCGAGGTGGTGACCGTCGGCTGCAGCCCGAACGGCATGAACATCAACGACGGCGTCGGCGCCACGGTACCGAAGTCGCTGTCCGAGGCGGTGCGCTCGACCGGCGCCGACATCGGCATCGCCCTCGACGGCGACGCCGACCGCCTGATGATGTGCGACGCCTCTGGCCGCATCTACGACGGCGACGAACTGCTCTACGTCATCGCTGCCCAGCGCCTGCGCGAAGGGCGGCTGAACGGCGTGGTCGGCACCTTGATGACCAATCTGGCGCTCGAACACGCGCTGAACGAAATGGGCGTCGGTCTGGCGCGCGCCAAGGTGGGTGACCGCTACGTGCTGGAAACACTGCACCAGCAGGGCTGGCGCCTCGGCGGCGAGAATTCGGGCCACATCATCGACCTCGACCGCCACACCACAGGTGACGGCATCGTGGCCGCGCTGCAGGTACTGGCGGCGCTGCGCGCACAGGGCATCAGCCTGGAACAGGCCTGTTCCGGTCTCAAGCTCTACCCGCAGAAGCTGGTGAACGTGAAGCTGCGCCCCGGTTTCGACTGGAAGAAGGCGCCCATCATCGACCAGACCCGCATCGAGGTCGAAAGCGAACTGGCGCAGCGCGGCCGCGTGCTGCTGCGCCCTTCGGGCACCGAGCCGCTGCTGCGCGTGATGGTCGAAGGCCAGGACGCCGCCGAAGTCGGCCGGCTGGCCCAGCGCCTGGCCCAGGTGGTCGAGTCGGCGATGGCCGCCTGA
- a CDS encoding O-acetylhomoserine aminocarboxypropyltransferase/cysteine synthase family protein: protein MRFDTLAIHAGYSPDPTTKAVAVPIYQTTSYAFDDTQHGADLFDLKVKGNIYTRIMNPTSDVLEQRVAALEGGIAALALASGQAAITYAIMTIAEAGDNIVATSALYGGTYNLFAHTLPQYGIEVRFVDAADPAAAAAKIDARTKAVFCESIGNPLGNVVDFAAFAKVAHEGGVPLIVDNTVPSPYLTRPIEHGADIVVHSLTKYMGGHGTSIGGIIVDGGRFPWAEHKTRFRRLNEPEVSYHGVIYTEALGPAAYIGRARTVPLRNMGAAISPFNSFLIMQGLETLALRMDRHCDNATAVARHLSSHPKVEWVNYAGLPDHPSHGLVQRYFGGKASGLLTFGVKGGRDAGARFQDALKLITRLVNIGDAKSLACHPASTTHRQLSPDELKRAGVSEDMVRLSIGIEHIDDIVEDLDQALQAV, encoded by the coding sequence ATGCGTTTCGATACGCTCGCCATTCACGCCGGCTATTCGCCCGATCCGACCACCAAGGCGGTGGCGGTACCGATCTACCAGACCACCAGCTACGCCTTCGACGACACCCAGCACGGGGCTGATCTTTTCGACCTCAAGGTCAAGGGCAATATCTACACCCGCATCATGAACCCGACCAGCGACGTGCTGGAACAGCGCGTCGCTGCGCTGGAGGGGGGCATTGCGGCGCTGGCGCTGGCGTCCGGCCAGGCGGCGATCACCTACGCCATCATGACCATCGCCGAAGCGGGCGACAACATCGTCGCCACGTCGGCGCTGTACGGCGGTACCTACAACCTGTTCGCGCACACGCTGCCGCAATACGGCATCGAGGTGCGCTTCGTCGATGCGGCCGACCCGGCCGCGGCGGCGGCGAAGATCGACGCGCGCACCAAGGCGGTGTTCTGCGAATCGATTGGCAACCCGCTCGGCAACGTGGTCGATTTCGCCGCGTTCGCGAAGGTGGCGCACGAGGGTGGGGTGCCGCTGATCGTCGATAACACAGTGCCGTCGCCCTATCTGACGCGGCCGATCGAGCACGGTGCCGACATCGTCGTGCATTCGCTGACCAAATACATGGGCGGTCACGGCACCAGCATCGGCGGCATCATCGTCGATGGCGGCCGTTTCCCGTGGGCCGAGCACAAGACCCGCTTCCGCCGGCTGAACGAGCCGGAGGTGAGCTATCACGGCGTGATCTACACCGAAGCGCTCGGGCCGGCCGCCTACATCGGCCGCGCGCGGACGGTGCCGCTGCGCAATATGGGCGCGGCGATCTCGCCGTTCAACAGTTTCCTGATCATGCAGGGGCTGGAGACGCTGGCGCTGCGCATGGACCGCCACTGCGACAACGCGACCGCGGTCGCCCGCCACCTTTCGTCGCACCCGAAGGTCGAGTGGGTCAATTACGCAGGCCTGCCGGACCACCCCAGTCACGGCCTGGTGCAGCGCTATTTCGGCGGCAAGGCGTCCGGCCTGCTGACCTTCGGCGTCAAGGGCGGGCGCGACGCCGGGGCACGCTTCCAGGATGCGCTGAAGCTGATCACCCGGCTGGTCAATATCGGTGACGCCAAATCGCTGGCCTGCCATCCGGCCTCGACCACCCATCGCCAGCTGTCGCCGGACGAACTGAAGCGCGCCGGGGTGTCGGAAGACATGGTGCGGCTGTCGATCGGCATCGAGCACATCGACGACATCGTGGAGGACCTGGATCAGGCTCTGCAGGCCGTCTGA
- a CDS encoding PstS family phosphate ABC transporter substrate-binding protein — protein MNVRKIATLTAAVGALFASASALAAPTLVKIDGSSTVFPITEAVAEEFQKAKKGTVQVTVGISGTGGGFKKFCRGEIDVSNASRPILDKEMADCKAAGIKYIELPVAFDALTLVMNPKNTFLKQITAAELKTMWEPAAQGKVLKWNQVNAAWPDTGLKLFGPGADSGTFDYFTEAIVGKSKSSRGDFTASEDDNVLVQGVSRDVGALGYFGFAYYVENKDKLKAVPVVNPKTGKAVEPSLEAVISGDYQPLSRPIFIYVNAASVDKPEVKEFVEFYLKNAAALTKEVKYVPLTDADYKHAAENFAKKKTGTAFGGHAEVGVKVSDLLKRDPKE, from the coding sequence ATGAACGTACGCAAGATCGCCACCCTGACCGCCGCTGTCGGCGCCCTGTTTGCTTCCGCATCCGCCCTGGCAGCCCCGACGCTGGTCAAGATCGACGGTTCGAGCACTGTTTTCCCGATCACCGAAGCGGTGGCGGAAGAATTTCAGAAGGCAAAGAAGGGCACCGTCCAGGTGACCGTGGGTATTTCCGGTACCGGCGGCGGTTTCAAGAAGTTCTGCCGCGGCGAGATCGACGTGTCGAACGCCTCGCGTCCCATCCTCGACAAGGAAATGGCTGACTGCAAGGCCGCCGGCATCAAGTACATCGAACTGCCGGTCGCTTTCGATGCGCTGACGCTGGTGATGAACCCGAAGAACACCTTCCTGAAGCAGATCACCGCTGCCGAGCTGAAGACCATGTGGGAACCCGCTGCCCAGGGCAAGGTCCTGAAGTGGAACCAGGTCAACGCCGCCTGGCCGGACACCGGCCTGAAGCTGTTCGGCCCGGGCGCCGATTCCGGCACCTTCGACTACTTCACCGAAGCCATCGTCGGCAAGTCCAAGTCCAGCCGTGGTGACTTCACCGCGTCGGAAGACGACAACGTGCTGGTGCAGGGCGTGTCGCGTGACGTCGGCGCGCTCGGCTACTTCGGCTTCGCCTATTACGTCGAGAACAAGGACAAGCTGAAAGCCGTGCCGGTGGTCAATCCGAAGACCGGCAAGGCGGTCGAGCCGTCGCTGGAAGCGGTGATTTCGGGCGACTACCAGCCGCTGTCGCGCCCGATCTTCATCTACGTGAATGCCGCTTCGGTCGACAAGCCGGAGGTGAAGGAATTCGTCGAGTTCTACCTGAAGAACGCCGCCGCGCTGACGAAGGAAGTGAAGTACGTGCCGCTGACTGACGCCGATTACAAGCACGCGGCCGAGAACTTCGCCAAGAAGAAGACCGGTACCGCCTTCGGTGGTCACGCCGAAGTGGGCGTCAAGGTGTCCGACCTGCTCAAGCGCGATCCGAAGGAATAA
- the pstC gene encoding phosphate ABC transporter permease subunit PstC: protein MTAHAQTMSAPPSTAPDAVSDRLRKRASRHVKERVIEFILFTAASISVLTTIAIVYILVSESLTLFEHVSLWDFLTDTQWTPLFDDAHYGIMVLLSGTLTSSFVALAVALPLGTIIAIYLSEFASFKTREIAKPILELLGGVPTIIYGYFALMVVTPALQYLFPELPGFSLLSAGLVMGIMIIPYVSSLSEDAMRAVPMSLREGSYAMGATRLQTALRTVVPAATSGIASAYILGISRAVGETMILAVAAGMQPNLTFNPAEPGATITSYIVQVALGDLPHGSIGYQTIFAAGLTLMLMTLAFNLLGYYLRKRFREVY from the coding sequence ATGACCGCCCACGCCCAGACCATGTCAGCTCCTCCGTCGACTGCGCCCGATGCGGTCAGCGACCGCCTGCGCAAGCGCGCGTCCCGCCATGTGAAGGAAAGGGTGATCGAATTCATCCTGTTCACCGCGGCGTCGATTTCCGTCCTGACGACGATAGCCATCGTCTACATCCTGGTCAGCGAATCGCTGACGCTGTTCGAACATGTGTCGCTGTGGGACTTCCTGACCGACACGCAATGGACGCCGCTGTTCGACGACGCCCACTACGGCATCATGGTGCTGCTGTCGGGCACGCTCACCAGTTCATTCGTCGCACTGGCCGTGGCACTGCCGCTGGGCACCATCATCGCGATCTACCTGTCGGAGTTCGCTTCGTTCAAGACGCGTGAGATCGCCAAACCCATCCTCGAATTGCTGGGTGGCGTGCCGACCATCATCTACGGCTATTTCGCACTGATGGTGGTGACGCCGGCGTTGCAGTACCTGTTCCCTGAACTGCCCGGCTTCAGTCTGCTGTCGGCCGGTCTGGTGATGGGCATCATGATCATTCCCTACGTCAGTTCGCTGTCCGAAGACGCGATGCGCGCGGTGCCGATGAGCCTGCGCGAGGGCTCCTACGCGATGGGCGCGACCCGCCTGCAGACCGCGCTGCGCACCGTGGTGCCGGCAGCGACCTCGGGCATTGCGTCGGCCTACATCCTAGGCATTTCGCGCGCCGTCGGCGAAACCATGATCCTGGCCGTGGCGGCCGGCATGCAGCCCAACCTGACTTTCAATCCGGCCGAACCGGGGGCGACCATCACCTCCTACATCGTGCAGGTGGCGCTCGGCGACCTGCCGCACGGCTCCATCGGTTACCAGACCATCTTCGCCGCCGGTCTGACGCTGATGTTGATGACGCTTGCCTTCAATCTGCTTGGCTACTACCTGCGCAAGCGCTTCCGCGAGGTCTATTGA
- the pstA gene encoding phosphate ABC transporter permease PstA: MNQQDIQAIRAIITRHKRWDMLFGLLGLLALMIGVLTLTVLFADMAIKGAARIDYDFLTNFPSRRAGSAGILSAWVGTILVMLVTAFSAVPLGVAAGIYLEEYAPKNWVTDIIEINVTNLAGVPSIVYGLLALGLFVYKFGFGQSILSAGLTLGLLILPVVIVATRESIRAIPQMVREGAYACGATTWQTVRDHIVPYSSAGILTGVIIGMARAIGETAPIITIGALTFIAFLPPAPVTDVFPFINFEWLTAPFTVMPIQMFNWTSRPEAAFQVNAAAAGFILVFMTLAMNGVAIWLRYRLRRNIKW; the protein is encoded by the coding sequence ATGAACCAACAGGACATCCAGGCCATCCGGGCCATCATCACGCGCCACAAGCGCTGGGACATGCTGTTCGGTCTGCTCGGGCTGCTCGCATTGATGATCGGCGTGCTCACGCTGACCGTGCTGTTCGCCGACATGGCGATCAAGGGGGCGGCGCGTATCGACTATGACTTCCTGACCAATTTCCCGTCGCGTCGCGCCGGCAGCGCCGGCATCCTGTCGGCCTGGGTCGGCACCATACTGGTGATGCTGGTGACCGCCTTCTCGGCGGTGCCGCTGGGCGTGGCGGCCGGCATCTATCTGGAAGAGTACGCGCCGAAGAACTGGGTCACCGACATCATCGAAATCAACGTGACCAACCTCGCGGGCGTGCCGTCCATCGTCTATGGCCTGCTGGCGCTGGGGCTGTTCGTGTACAAGTTCGGCTTCGGTCAGTCCATCCTGTCGGCCGGCCTGACGCTGGGCCTGCTCATCCTGCCGGTGGTCATCGTGGCGACGCGCGAATCGATCCGTGCGATTCCGCAGATGGTGCGCGAGGGTGCGTACGCCTGCGGCGCAACGACCTGGCAGACGGTGCGCGATCACATCGTGCCGTATTCGAGCGCCGGCATCCTGACCGGCGTCATCATCGGCATGGCACGTGCGATCGGCGAAACGGCGCCCATCATCACCATCGGCGCGCTCACCTTCATCGCCTTCCTGCCGCCGGCGCCGGTGACCGACGTGTTCCCCTTCATCAACTTCGAATGGCTGACGGCGCCCTTCACCGTGATGCCGATCCAGATGTTCAACTGGACCTCGCGTCCGGAAGCGGCTTTCCAGGTCAATGCCGCTGCGGCCGGCTTCATCCTGGTCTTCATGACGCTGGCGATGAATGGCGTAGCGATCTGGCTGCGCTACCGCCTGCGCCGCAACATCAAGTGGTAA
- the pstB gene encoding phosphate ABC transporter ATP-binding protein PstB: protein MITATDVRSAAKAEVKNLNFHYGAFHALKGINMPVHEKKVTALIGPSGCGKSTLLRCFNRMHDLYPGNRYDGKILLHPDNTNLLDDDVDPIEVRMRISMVFQKPNPFPKSIYENVAYGLRVRGEKRRSVIDERVEQALRGAALWDEVKNRLNELGANLSGGQQQRLCIARALATDPEIILFDEPTSALDPIATASIEELVTELKDKVTILIVTHNMQQAARVSDYTAYMYMGELVEFGLTDQIFIKPQKKETEDYITGRFG, encoded by the coding sequence ATGATCACTGCGACCGATGTGCGCTCCGCTGCCAAGGCCGAAGTCAAGAATCTGAATTTCCACTACGGTGCCTTCCATGCGCTGAAGGGCATCAACATGCCGGTGCACGAGAAGAAGGTGACTGCGCTGATCGGCCCGTCAGGTTGCGGCAAGTCGACGCTGCTGCGCTGTTTCAACCGCATGCACGACCTGTATCCGGGCAACCGCTACGACGGCAAGATCCTGCTGCACCCGGACAACACCAATCTGCTCGACGACGACGTCGATCCGATCGAGGTGCGCATGCGCATCAGCATGGTGTTCCAGAAGCCGAACCCCTTCCCCAAGTCGATCTACGAGAACGTGGCCTACGGCCTGCGTGTGCGCGGCGAAAAGCGTCGCTCGGTGATCGACGAGCGGGTGGAGCAGGCGCTGCGCGGTGCGGCGCTGTGGGACGAAGTGAAGAACCGCCTGAACGAGCTGGGCGCCAATCTGTCCGGCGGCCAGCAGCAGCGTCTGTGCATCGCACGCGCGCTGGCGACCGATCCGGAAATCATCCTGTTCGACGAGCCGACCTCGGCGCTCGACCCGATCGCCACCGCCAGCATCGAAGAGCTGGTGACCGAGCTGAAGGACAAGGTGACCATCCTCATCGTCACCCACAACATGCAGCAGGCGGCGCGGGTATCTGACTACACCGCCTACATGTATATGGGCGAGCTGGTCGAGTTCGGCCTGACCGACCAGATCTTCATCAAGCCGCAGAAGAAGGAAACCGAGGACTACATCACCGGCCGCTTCGGCTGA
- the tpiA gene encoding triose-phosphate isomerase, which yields MRKLVVGNWKMHGGLDANAALLGALREAGGQGCPSAVCVPFPYLQQAKSLLEGSAIAWGAQDLSEHAVGAYTGEVSGAMLNDFGCRYVIVGHSERRALFGDTDERVAAKVDAALAVKLQPILCVGETLDEREGGVTEAVVERQLKAVFERGGAAALAACVIAYEPVWAIGTGKTATPAQAQAVHAFIRGRLAAWCGADVAARATILYGGSVKPQNAAELFGQADIDGGLIGGASLVAGDFLAIVAAAAS from the coding sequence ATGCGAAAACTGGTCGTAGGCAACTGGAAGATGCATGGCGGGCTGGACGCCAATGCGGCGCTGCTCGGTGCGCTGCGCGAAGCAGGCGGGCAGGGATGTCCGTCGGCGGTGTGCGTGCCCTTCCCCTATCTGCAGCAGGCGAAGTCGCTGCTCGAAGGTTCGGCCATTGCGTGGGGCGCACAGGATCTGAGCGAGCACGCGGTCGGCGCCTATACCGGCGAAGTGTCCGGTGCGATGCTGAACGACTTCGGGTGCCGTTACGTCATCGTCGGTCATTCTGAACGGCGCGCGCTGTTCGGCGACACCGACGAGCGTGTCGCCGCCAAGGTCGATGCCGCGCTCGCCGTCAAGCTGCAGCCCATCCTGTGCGTCGGCGAAACGCTGGACGAACGCGAGGGCGGGGTCACCGAAGCCGTGGTCGAGCGTCAGCTCAAGGCGGTGTTCGAGCGCGGTGGCGCGGCGGCACTGGCTGCCTGCGTGATCGCCTACGAACCCGTGTGGGCCATCGGCACCGGCAAGACGGCGACGCCGGCTCAGGCGCAGGCGGTGCATGCCTTCATCCGCGGGCGACTGGCCGCGTGGTGCGGTGCCGACGTCGCCGCGCGCGCGACGATTCTTTACGGCGGCAGTGTCAAGCCGCAGAACGCCGCCGAGCTTTTCGGTCAGGCGGATATCGATGGTGGACTTATTGGCGGTGCGTCGCTGGTGGCCGGGGATTTCCTCGCCATCGTGGCCGCTGCAGCATCCTGA
- the secG gene encoding preprotein translocase subunit SecG, whose amino-acid sequence MGIVFSLVLSVHVLVGIGVIVLVLLQHGKGADMGAAFGSGASGSLFGSSGSANFLSRTTAALAAVFFCTSLALSYMATNQPKSGASSVIDAAKTVTVPATPDAPQQPAATPAQPDSKAADIPK is encoded by the coding sequence ATGGGTATCGTTTTTTCGCTTGTGCTGTCGGTCCACGTGCTGGTCGGCATCGGTGTCATCGTTCTGGTACTGCTGCAGCATGGCAAGGGCGCCGACATGGGTGCCGCCTTCGGCAGTGGTGCTTCGGGCAGCCTGTTCGGTTCGTCCGGTTCGGCGAACTTCCTGAGCCGCACGACCGCTGCGCTCGCTGCAGTGTTCTTCTGCACCAGTCTTGCGCTGAGCTATATGGCGACCAATCAGCCGAAGTCGGGTGCCAGTTCGGTCATCGATGCGGCCAAGACTGTCACCGTTCCCGCTACACCTGACGCACCGCAACAACCGGCTGCAACGCCCGCCCAGCCTGATTCCAAGGCGGCGGATATTCCCAAGTAA
- a CDS encoding NADH-quinone oxidoreductase subunit A — MLIEYFPILLFILIGIGFGFVPMIAGKLVGPSRPDPDKLSPYECGFEAFEDTRMKFDVRYYLVAILFILFDLEIAFLFPWAIVLEEIGMFGFVAMMIFLGILVVGFVYEWKKGALDWE, encoded by the coding sequence ATGTTGATCGAATACTTTCCGATCCTTCTGTTCATTCTCATCGGCATCGGTTTCGGTTTCGTGCCGATGATCGCCGGCAAGCTGGTCGGCCCCAGCCGCCCGGATCCCGACAAGCTCTCCCCCTACGAGTGCGGCTTCGAAGCGTTCGAAGACACGCGCATGAAGTTCGACGTGCGCTACTACCTCGTGGCCATCCTGTTCATCCTGTTCGACCTGGAAATCGCCTTCCTCTTCCCGTGGGCCATCGTGCTCGAAGAGATCGGCATGTTCGGTTTTGTCGCGATGATGATTTTCCTCGGCATTCTGGTCGTGGGTTTCGTCTACGAATGGAAGAAGGGCGCGCTGGACTGGGAGTGA